The Rissa tridactyla isolate bRisTri1 chromosome 6, bRisTri1.patW.cur.20221130, whole genome shotgun sequence DNA segment GAGTCAGCATCCAACAGAATACTTACATTGAAAAATATATGCGTGTTCTGcaacacaggaaaaatacagtAGCTTGTCCATGCACCTAGTCTAGCAGCCATTAACAGTGCTGATCATGGCATCTATCATCTGAACTCATGACAGCTTACAGGAAATGGCCAAAACTGTCAACAAAAATAAAGATCCATTAGACCAAGAAAGCAAGACACAGCAGCATTTGAAAGGAGATTCCCCATTATTGCCACATTATTAAATCAGAAAGCGCCAGGCCACATTAATGCATTGCTTACCACTgcaggttttcttctgctttcatctATGCAAGGGAAAACTcatgaatttattattatttgggtATATGCATCCCCTGCTGCATGCACCACTCTGAAAAGCATGctatcctgtcccatcccatggGAAGGATACATCTGGTTCCCATCAACAGCATttcatttattgattttttttttttaatttagtacaCAGTTTATATTGGAAAGGTAGTCGAGAGACTTGTTTTTCTACCATGCCaaacatattttcattattatttcttaatgCATTAAAGCAACCCGGGAATTGGCTTTCTTTGTGGTCTCCAGCAACTCATTGAAactctttttgctgtttcttatacaaaaaaaaaaaaaaaaagaagagagagagaagataatCCTTCCCTTGTAGCAGCACAGTGAGAATTAAGGTGTGTGAAACTTGTAGCAGGGATGGAAGGAAGTGCTAAACTGAGAGATCTTATTTTCCCAGTCACTCCCATTGTCAGAAGAGAAATACAATGAGGAAGGGTGCCAGACTTTGTATAAACTGCTGTGGTATATTGTTCAGTTGTCAAGTGTATCCCCTACAGAACAAGTAACACACACTCTAAAGgatattttacttttgcattgGCTGCCAGCCGTCACGTGCAATGTTTAGGCTTCCAGAAATATTATAGCTAGCTTTCAAAATCCACAGTCTGCGCAAGTCAAGTAATAAAACTGTGGAAGCAGATGGGAAGGGCAATATTCTGAACAGTATTGTAATCATTCACAGCTTAGTAAAAGCAAGTGAACTCCTTTCAGCCCACACTGCTGTGGGGGTACTGGGAAGTCTCAGACAAAATAGTCAAAGTCTGCAGCAAGGAATGGGTGGATTTGGACCAAGTCTTTATCAAGTAACAGCGCTCAACCCTCTGCAGGACTCCTGCTGCTGTGCAAGATGGATTGCCAGATGAGGTAATTTTCTGCATGTTCAAGAGTCCTTGATGACTAGGAAGTTTTCCTTAGCATGCCTTCAATGTTGTGGAACTGCAATCTTCTTGCTATATCTAAGGGAGTCTCCCCATCCTGAAAGAAACGGATGAAATACATTGCAATATGACAGATACAGGTCAAGTACAAAGAGCTTTCCTGCATTTTCCACCCAGATGCATTGCTCTGCTGTGTAAGTTTCACAGTCACATCCTTGCTCTAAAACAAAGATTTCAGAATGTGCTGGGTCCAATACTGCTCTCACTGAAGCCGTGGGCAGagtcctcccctcccctccagtaACGACAGGCATTCCACAGTTTCCTGGGGCTAATGTCCAAAATCAGTGCAGAGCTAAGCTAAGATTTGATTTCAAGAGCAACATGGGCAATACATTGCTCACCTCAACTCAGTAATGCAGATGCTCCCAGGTCAATATTTATTTGGACAACATTTGAGCTTTTCTGATGACAGAAGCAGCTTGACTTAACTCCTCTCAGAAGAATGGTGTCCAGTAGCATAAAAAGCATCTAGGAAGGCTCTTACCACTCTCCTGAAGCCTGCATCTTAGGAACAACTGTAGAGCAGCTCTGAGTTAAGAAGAGGTACCATAAAGATAGCTAAGCGATCCAGTGGATGTGTAGGCAGTGTTTACTGTTAGAAATCCAGCAGTGAAGGATTTGGACTTTAAGGTTGCTCTTGCCAACAAAGGCAATGGACCAAACATTGCTTTATACCACACAGCAAACAAGTGTGCTACCGGGGAGCTGTGCACCCTTTTTTCAAACTGGTGCCCACCAGCTAAGGCCTTCAACATACTGGTTCACCATTATGATAAGGAAATATTGTTATCAACTTCAACCTTCTTACCTGATTCTTTACAGAAGTGTCTGCGTGAGCCTTAAGCAGTAGAGGAATGACTGCCTGGTTTTTCGTTTCACAGGCATAGTGAAGGGCTGTGTTACCAGACTGAAGGGGAACAGAAGCAGATGAGTTTTAGTTCTACTATTTCTTTAGCAGATCTTAGGCAAGTACAGCTACCTGTAGGGGGAAACTGATAATCCTAACAGCTGGATGCGAGAGACATGTATCTTTTTCTGTGAGAATACACTACACAGTAAAACAAATACATTCTCATAAGGGCAACAGGAACAAAAGACAAATCATTCTTTCCCTGGGATGCAGCTGCTAAAACAGGTCTGATGATACCTTCAGCAGGAAGCCAATACTTCTTTACTAATTTCAGAACATTCCACGATCTTTATCTCAACAACTACGTCTTAAGCTATACTGCTTGCTCACACTTCAGTGTTTTAGAATTTGGTTGCTGATAAAGTTGGGGGTTCTCCTTTTCTACCTTAGAGCAGAGGAGCTCTTTACCACACACAAGCAGGCTGGTGGATACAGAACTCTACGCATGGCAGATCAGGGCACTCTGAAGATCAGGAGAAGACACAGCGTCTCTCTCTCTGGCACGACTCTTGCCCACAAATCTGCTCCAGTCCAAGAACTCATAAATGATGATAAACTCAGATCCTTATATCACTAGAATCTTTACATGATCAGGTATTTAATACATAATTAAACCCAGCTTGCCTGGGTTCTCTTAAGATGGCATTGGTCAGAAAGGGAGAATTAGCTGATCAGTGGAGAATTATTTCTGCGTACATTACAAAACTATTGCCTAAGTATCAAGGGGAAACACTGAATCCTCCCAATACATCACAGTCAGTTCAGTCCCTGATCCTACTCTGAAAGCAGGACTATGTTGCCAGAAGATTCTGAAGTCTGTTTTTAGTATTATTGTATGCATACAAACCACGTTTGCATTTTTATAAACCCACTTACAAGGTCTGTAGCATTAACATCCACTCCAGCTCTAAGCAACATCTTGATCAGGTTTTCATTCTCTTTAGTCTTTGAGATCTGTTTGGTGCAAGGGGGAGAGTAACACAGTAAGACAGTTCATCTGCATATAGTACTAAGTAGATTTGGGATAaatactggtttgtttttttccaaaaagaagaGTATCTGGCTTCTACGAATGCCAGACTGATGCAGTGATACAGTTCTGCTCCTTCGCTAGCTATACTCACAGCAAAATTCCTGCTTCTTCTGTTGCTGTCCATCagtctttgctttaaaaacagcagtCCATATTCTATACAGGCTCCTGGCCTGAAATACTGCcgtgagaaaggggaaaaggaaaggtaTGGGGTTTTCCTGCTTTCATCCAGACTCACCATGAGAAGATATCCAATAAGCATAACCGGCATGAGGATTATGATGAGCACGTAGTCAAGGAAGGTGAACCGTTTTCTCACAGCATAATGCAGACATGTGCGGTCTTTCTAAACACAAAATAACTCTGATTAGTACCAGATTCAGTGATCTGATTATATTTGTTTAATATTGACAGTAGTAGACCGTTTTATATTTCACAAGCTTTCTTTTAGGTTATCTACtagaaatatttctctgtttttcaagcagaaacagacagatgcattttccttccttcaagAAGAAGCACATTTAGGCTCACGGAAACTGGGCTACGTATGCAAGAAGGATGTGGGATCCAAAGGGATCCATGTGTAGGTCTGCAAACTTGGACATGGCTGCAGAGGAAAAGAGGCCATAGCAGACATCTCATGTGGCTGGTACCACTGCCCAGCACATTAAATCAGCAGGAAGAATCCCCCCCCGACTCTTCTTCTTATAGAGGTGATGGTTACTGAAGCAAAGAC contains these protein-coding regions:
- the ANKRD22 gene encoding ankyrin repeat domain-containing protein 22 isoform X1; the protein is MGILYSEPICQAAYNNDFNEVQLLLERNSNYLNVQDSFGGDTPLICACKQGNNRIVSYLLKRSADVHLRNKKDRTCLHYAVRKRFTFLDYVLIIILMPVMLIGYLLMVSLDESRKTPYLSFSPFSRQYFRPGACIEYGLLFLKQRLMDSNRRSRNFAVSIASEGAELYHCISLAFVEARYSSFWKKTNQYLSQIYLVLYADELSYCVTLPLAPNRSQRLKRMKT
- the ANKRD22 gene encoding ankyrin repeat domain-containing protein 22 isoform X3, which codes for MGILYSEPICQAAYNNDFNEVQLLLERNSNYLNVQDSFGGDTPLICACKQGNNRIVSYLLKRSADVHLRNKKDRTCLHYAVRKRFTFLDYVLIIILMPVMLIGYLLMISKTKENENLIKMLLRAGVDVNATDLSGNTALHYACETKNQAVIPLLLKAHADTSVKNQLFLRCRLQESGKSLPRCFLCYWTPFF
- the ANKRD22 gene encoding ankyrin repeat domain-containing protein 22 isoform X4 is translated as MGILYSEPICQAAYNNDFNEVQLLLERNSNYLNVQDSFGGDTPLICACKQGNNRIVSYLLKRSADVHLRNKKDRTCLHYAVRKRFTFLDYVLIIILMPVMLIGYLLMISKTKENENLIKMLLRAGVDVNATDLSGNTALHYACETKNQAVIPLLLKAHADTSVKNQDGETPLDIARRLQFHNIEGMLRKTS
- the ANKRD22 gene encoding ankyrin repeat domain-containing protein 22 isoform X2, producing MGRMDVLVKRVLMNIIFSLQPICQAAYNNDFNEVQLLLERNSNYLNVQDSFGGDTPLICACKQGNNRIVSYLLKRSADVHLRNKKDRTCLHYAVRKRFTFLDYVLIIILMPVMLIGYLLMISKTKENENLIKMLLRAGVDVNATDLSGNTALHYACETKNQAVIPLLLKAHADTSVKNQDGETPLDIARRLQFHNIEGMLRKTS